In a single window of the Magnolia sinica isolate HGM2019 chromosome 7, MsV1, whole genome shotgun sequence genome:
- the LOC131251470 gene encoding pentatricopeptide repeat-containing protein At1g18485, with protein MAMAPAILSVHHHYFYPHINGRNGRISLLPAFPRSGFSSSLSATTARQAIRTQIPKLEFSLFQEVSSLCEDGKLNEALMLLQTESGNFDSAQRADAIGALLQACGQKKELEIGRQVHQMLSSVAEFSGNVVLNTRLMTMYSMCNSPLDSRHVFDSLEDRNLFQWNALISGYTRNEMWGEAVSVFCWLILTTDLRPDNFTLPCVVKACGGLLSVGMGRAVHGFAMRMGLHLDAFVGNALIAMYGKCGFVDEAIQMFETMPERNLVSWNALICGFSENGLVEESFDALREMLAVEGLTPDVATVVTVLPVCSVEGDFEMGKLVHGLAVKLGLSHELMVNNALIDMYAKCGFTSEARCLFENAVQRNVVSWNVMINAYSREGDVYGTFDLLRQMPMKGMKVNAITVLNAFPACLHQSALLTLKELHGCAIRNGFELDELVANALIAAYAKCGSLSYAERVFYGMEIKMVSSWNALIGGYAQNGDPSKAIDLLLEMTSLGLEPDWFSIGSILLACARLKSPRDGEAIHGFVVRNGLETDSFISISLLSLYIQCGKPVVARVLFNAMEEKNLVSWNSMIAGYSQNEHPDEALDLFRQMQKDGIRPYEIAIMSVFTACAQLSALRLGKETHCFALKANLTEDAFVGSSIIDMYAKCGCIKQSRWFFDRLREKDAVSWTVMISGYGIHGRGREAIELFERMRREGFKPDGYTFIGILMACSHAGLVEEGMKYFEEMRREHEVETRLEHYACVVDMLGRAGRLAEAAKLVEEIPEEPDAGIWGALLGACRIHGEVSLGERVASKLLELEPKKAENYVLVSNMFAGSGKWDYVRTVRGRMKEMGLKKDVGCSWIDVGGKVYKFVVGDIARPELEEIQKMWNVLEGKIHRIGYVADTGSVLHELEEEEKVEILRGHSEKLAIAFGVLKTSKGVTLRVTKNLRMCKDCHNAAKLVSKVTEREIVVRDNKRFHHFRDGLCSCGDYW; from the coding sequence ATGGCCATGGCCCCTGCAATCCTGTCTGTCCATCACCACTATTTCTATCCTCACATCAATGGCCGAAATGGCCGGATTTCTCTGCTACCAGCCTTTCCAAGATCTGGCTTCTCCTCCTCCCTTTCAGCCACTACAGCCCGCCAGGCGATCCGAACCCAAATTCCCAAACTCGAATTTTCGCTCTTCCAGGAGGTAAGCAGTCTCTGTGAAGACGGAAAGCTGAACGAGGCGTTGATGCTTTTGCAGACTGAATCTGGGAATTTCGATTCAGCGCAGAGGGCTGATGCCATTGGCGCTCTTTTACAGGCCTGCGGCCAGAAAAAGGAGCTTGAGATTGGGCGGCAGGTCCACCAGATGCTGTCTTCGGTGGCTGAATTCAGTGGCAATGTCGTTCTGAACACGCGTCTTATGACCATGTATTCTATGTGCAACTCGCCTCTGGATTCCCGCCATGTTTTTGATAGCTTGGAGGATAGGAATCTGTTCCAGTGGAATGCGCTGATCAGTGGGTACACACGAAATGAGATGTGGGGCGAGGCGGTATCTGTATTCTGTTGGCTGATTTTGACGACGGACCTCAGACCAGACAATTTCACTTTGCCGTGTGTTGTAAAAGCTTGTGGCGGTCTTTTGTCCGTCGGCATGGGGCGGGCTGTGCATGGGTTTGCCATGAGGATGGGGTTGCATTTGGATGCTTTTGTTGGCAATGCATTGATTGCTATGTATGGGAAGTGCGGGTTTGTCGATGAGGCTATACAGATGTTTGAAACAATGCCTGAGAGGAATTTGGTTTCGTGGAATGCTTTGATTTGTGGGTTTTCTGAGAATGGCCTTGTAGAAGAGAGTTTTGATGCGTTAAGAGAGATGCTGGCGGTGGAAGGTCTGACACCAGACGTCGCTACAGTGGTGACAGTTTTGCCTGTTTGCTCTGTGGAAGGGGATTTTGAAATGGGGAAATTGGTGCATGGGTTGGCTGTGAAATTGGGGCTGAGTCATGAGCTAATGGTGAACAATgctttgattgatatgtatgCAAAATGTGGGTTTACATCTGAAGCTCGATGTTTGTTCGAAAACGCCGTTCAAAGGAATGTGGTTTCTTGGAATGTGATGATCAATGCATATTCCAGGGAAGGAGATGTCTATGGAACCTTTGATCTCCTACGCCAAATGCCAATGAAGGGTATGAAGGTGAATGCTATAACGGTTTTGAATGCATTTCCCGCTTGTTTGCATCAATCCGCACTGCTGACACTGAAAGAACTGCATGGCTGCGCAATCCGAAACGGGTTTGAATTAGACGAGTTAGTAGCTAATGCTCTGATTGCAGCTTATGCGAAATGCGGGTCACTGAGTTATGCGGAACGTGTTTTCTATGGCATGGAGATCAAGATGGTGAGCTCTTGGAATGCGCTCATTGGTGGATATGCACAGAATGGAGATCCAAGCAAGGCGATAGATTTATTGCTTGAAATGACATCTTTAGGCTTAGAACCTGACTGGTTCAGCATTGGTAGCATACTTTTAGCATGTGCCCGCTTGAAATCTCCACGAGATGGCGAAGCGATTCATGGGTTTGTAGTGAGAAATGGGTtggaaacagattccttcatcaGTATTTCGCTTCTCTCTTTATACATCCAATGTGGGAAGCCAGTGGTTGCACGGGTGTTGTTCAATGCGATGGAGGAGAAAAATCTGGTTTCTTGGAATTCCATGATTGCCGGTTACTCTCAAAACGAGCATCCGGATGAGGCTCTTGATCTATTTCGCCAAATGCAGAAGGATGGAATTCGGCCTTATGAGATTGCGATAATGAGTGTGTTCACAGCCTGTGCACAGTTATCAGCTTTGCGGCTTGGAAAAGAGACCCACTGCTTTGCACTAAAAGCGAATCTCACCGAAGATGCATTTGTGGGGAGTTCGATCATAGACATGTATGCAAAGTGCGGTTGCATAAAGCAATCTCGTTGGTTCTTCGACAGGCTAAGAGAGAAAGATGCAGTGTCATGGACTGTAATGATTTCTGGATATGGAATTCATGGGCGTGGACGAGAGGCTATAGAACTGTTTGAGAGAATGCGGAGGGAAGGGTTTAAACCTGATGGTTATACGTTCATTGGAATTTTAATGGCATGCAGCCATGCGGGGTTGGTCGAAGAGGGCATGAAGTACTTTGAGGAGATGCGGAGAGAGCATGAAGTGGAGACAAGATTAGAGCACTATGCATGTGTGGTAGACATGCTTGGTAGGGCCGGGCGGTTGGCAGAAGCGGCAAAGCTTGTAGAGGAGATTCCAGAGGAGCCGGATGCTGGAATATGGGGTGCGTTGCTTGGTGCTTGTAGGATTCATGGGGAGGTGAGTCTCGGAGAGAGAGTCGCATCGAAGTTGTTAGAATTGGAGCCCAAGAAGGCCGAGAATTACGTGCTGGTCTCGAATATGTTTGCAGGGTCAGGGAAGTGGGATTATGTTAGAACAGTGAGAGGGAGAATGAAGGAGATGGGACTAAAGAAGGATGTTGGGTGTAGTTGGATAGATGTCGGGGGGAAAGTTTACAAGTTTGTAGTAGGCGACATTGCTCGCCCGGAGTTAGAGGAGATACAGAAGATGTGGAATGTTTTAGAGGGGAAGATCCATAGAATTGGATATGTTGCAGATACGGGTTCAGTTCTGCATGAGCTGGAAGAGGAAGAGAAGGTTGAGATATTGCGGGGGCATAGCGAGAAGCTTGCAATTGCTTTCGGGGTGCTGAAAACAAGCAAGGGAGTGACACTGAGGGTGACGAAGAACCTTCGCATGTGCAAGGATTGCCACAATGCTGCTAAGTTGGTTTCGAAGGTGACTGAGAGGGAGATCGTGGTGAGAGATAATAAGCGTTTCCACCATTTTAGAGATGGGTTGTGTTCATGTGGGGATTATTGGTGA
- the LOC131250674 gene encoding pentatricopeptide repeat-containing protein At1g11290, chloroplastic-like: MATLLLNLRHGRYANTIHHHHHHFENSIPISSLTTSNVMNPIQRIRFSDGCLIEPHHLSRAMQAFADARDRRAAGSLHTHLIKLHSHCSISLWNKMLNMYCQCGHIRCSRQVFEGMPQRDVISFNTMISAYVRQEQNTVEALHLYSRMREENVKPNHITLSALLGARGSVEARDLLEQIHTHVVKRGSNSNEFVGSSLIDGYSKCMRLEGAIRAFDEIKELDLISWNVMIDACVRNGSEEHALRIFDRMRQEGVGFDCFTLTSVIKTCTEPRDLGRGMQIHGCVLKAGLASETPVGNALMTMYSKCEEGMKSAAGVFRRIQAPNIISWTAMIAGSTQNGLNKKAIRLYREMLRQGLKENEFTFASILPAYASLASLEQGKQVHARIVRSKCGLDVSVGNALIDMYFKCGSSADAELAFTTMENRDVVSWTVMIAGYGQHGMGSEALEIFEAMRSKGIKPDGITFLGSLSACSHCGLVDEGLRIFRLMIDVYGIKPKKEHYACVVDMLGRAGRLKEAERFIEDMGIGSDASSWEALLGACTIHGEIELGERSAEKIMELEPEKNGPYVLLSNIYAEKGMWEEKRKVRGRLDASGLRKEAGHSWVAVQGHSCGSLDDEVETAGYIPTTQSM, encoded by the coding sequence ATGGCCACCCTGCTTCTTAACCTGCGCCACGGCAGATATGCCAACACTattcaccaccaccatcaccacttCGAAAATTCTATTCCCATTTCCAGCTTGACCACCTCAAATGTAATGAACCCAATTCAACGGATCAGATTCTCCGATGGCTGTCTGATCGAGCCCCACCACCTGAGCCGTGCCATGCAGGCCTTTGCTGATGCCCGTGATCGCCGTGCAGCTGGATCTCTCCACACCCACCTCATAAAACTCCATTCTCATTGTTCCATCTCCCTATGGAACAAAATGCTCAACATGTATTGCCAATGTGGTCATATCCGCTGTTCACGTCAAGTGTTCGAAGGAATGCCCCAACGAGATGTAATTTCATTCAATACGATGATTTCTGCTTATGTTCGCCAAGAACAGAACACTGTCGAAGCTCTACACCTTTACTCTAGAATGCGAGAAGAGAATGTGAAGCCGAACCACATTACTCTATCGGCATTGCTTGGTGCACGTGGGAGTGTAGAAGCTCGAGACTTGTTGGAGCAAATTCACACCCATGTGGTAAAACGTGGGTCGAATTCTAATGAGTTTGTTGGTAGTTCTTTGATCGATGGCTACTCGAAATGCATGAGATTGGAGGGAGCAATTCGGGCATTTGATGAGATCAAGGAATTGGATTTGATATCATGGAACGTGATGATTGATGCATGTGTGCGTAATGGTAGTGAAGAACATGCCCTGAGAATATTTGATAGGATGCGACAGGAGGGTGTTGGATTCGATTGCTTCACATTGACGAGTGTTATCAAGACGTGTACGGAACCAAGAGATCTAGGCCGTGGAATGCAGATCCATGGTTGTGTGCTGAAAGCAGGACTGGCTTCGGAAACGCCAGTCGGGAATGCCCTCATGACCATGTATTCAAAATGCGAAGAAGGGATGAAATCCGCTGCCGGGGTCTTTAGGAGGATTCAGGCCCCCAACATCATCTCGTGGACAGCAATGATTGCAGGGTCCACACAAAATGGGCTGAACAAGAAAGCAATCAGGCTTTATCGTGAAATGCTGAGACAAGGCCTAAAGGAGAATGAGTTCACCTTCGCCAGCATTCTTCCTGCATATGCTAGTTTAGCAAGCCTCGAACAAGGGAAGCAAGTTCATGCCAGGATTGTAAGATCAAAATGCGGGTTGGACGTGTCGGTGGGGAATGCTCTTATAGATATGTATTTCAAGTGTGGCAGCTCAGCAGACGCTGAATTGGCATTCACGACCATGGAAAATCGTGATGTCGTGTCATGGACAGTGATGATCGCAGGGTATGGTCAGCATGGGATGGGAAGTGAGGCACTTGAGATATTTGAAGCGATGAGAAGCAAAGGCATCAAACCGGATGGTATTACCTTTCTTGGGAGTCTATCTGCATGTAGCCACTGCGGACTTGTGGATGAAGGGCTCCGAATTTTCCGCTTGATGATCGATGTTTATGGAATCAAACCCAAGAAGGAACATTACGCTTGTGTGGTCGATATGTTGGGCCGTGCTGGGAGGTTGAAGGAGGCGGAGAGGTTTATAGAGGATATGGGAATTGGGTCGGATGCCTCTTCTTGGGAGGCTCTACTGGGCGCTTGTACGATTCATGGTGAGATAGAGTTGGGAGAGAGATCAGCGGAGAAGATTATGGAATTGGAGCCAGAGAAGAATGGACCATACGTGCTGTTATCAAACATCTACGCTGAAAAGGGAATGTGGGAAGAGAAGCGCAAGGTGAGGGGGAGATTGGATGCAAGTGGGTTGAGGAAAGAGGCGGGCCACAGCTGGGTTGCAGTGCAGGGCCACAGCTGTGGAAGTTTGGATGATGAGGTGGAAACCGCAGGTTATATTCCTACGACTCAATCAATGTGA
- the LOC131251472 gene encoding pentatricopeptide repeat-containing protein At3g12770-like has translation MAQNLVASRFSRLLSSTAVKSQPLNLVPTFEFPTSTIRFLKRHSSSPLFIDYSHEDYNDDRNFVDLDAFYTSLLDNSTHSKDLTQIHSHIIKTGSRDSNFIVTKFVHTASNLGEVRYARQLFDEIPCPNVFLWNAIIRGYSRHDSSDEALQLYCRMQWEGVGPDGFTLPHVLKACSGLLALEMGRRVHGQIYRHGLESDVFVQNGLIAMYAKCGVVDRARLVFDGIYDRTVVSWTSIVSGYVQNGHPLEALRIFRQMQLADVKPDWVALVSVLKAYTDVEGLEQGKSIHGCVIKSGLEYEPDLLIALTAMYAKCGEVQVAKSLFDWLPLPNVILWNAMISGFAKNGYANEAVELFRKMISTNAKPDSVTLRSVILACAQVGVLDLAKWMDDYVSMSEFHYDVFVNTALIDMYAKCGSISHARMVFNRIPDKDVVVWSAMIASYGLHGHGHEAINLFHCMKLANVEPNDVTFVSLLSACNHSGLVDEGWKYFHCMKRDHRIEPRHQHYACVVDLLGRAGYLDEAYEFVLNMPMEPAVTVWGALLSACKIYGNVRLGEYAAERVFTLDPLNAGHYVQLSNLYASAGLWNDVSKVRVLMKERGLVKALGYSLIEINGKLQAFRVGDKSHPRSKEILAMLEKLERKLKEAGFVPKSDSVLHDLNTEEKEESLCNHSERLAIAYGLISTAPGTTLRITKNLRACVNCHSATKLISKIVEREIVVRDANRFHHFKDGFCSCGDYW, from the coding sequence ATGGCCCAGAATCTTGTAGCCTCTAGATTCTCTCGCCTACTATCTTCAACTGCCGTTAAATCCCAGCCGTTAAATCTCGTACCAACGTTCGAATTTCCCACCTCCACAATCAGATTTCTCAAACGCCATTCATCATCGCCTCTCTTCATAGACTACAGCCATGAAGATTACAATGACGATCGAAATTTCGTCGATCTCGATGCCTTCTACACTTCTCTTCTCGACAATTCCACCCACTCAAAAGACCTCACCCAAATCCATTCCCATATCATAAAGACCGGATCGCGAGATAGTAATTTCATTGTGACCAAGTTCGTCCATACGGCCTCGAATCTTGGTGAGGTCCGTTACGCACGCCAACTGTTCGATGAAATTCCCTGCCCAAATGTATTCCTCTGGAATGCGATCATTAGAGGGTATTCTCGGCACGACTCGTCTGATGAGGCCCTCCAATTGTATTGCAGAATGCAGTGGGAAGGTGTGGGCCCAGACGGGTTCACACTCCCTCATGTGCTCAAGGCCTGCAGCGGGTTGCTGGCGCTTGAAATGGGTCGCCGAGTTCATGGCCAAATTTACAGGCATGGGCTTGAATCAGATGTTTTTGTGCAGAATGGTCTCATAGCTATGTATGCGAAATGTGGCGTGGTTGATCGTGCCCGTTTGGTTTTTGATGGGATTTATGATCGAACAGTGGTTTCTTGGACTTCGATTGTTTCTGGGTATGTGCAGAACGGTCATCCTTTGGAAGCTTTGAGAATTTTCAGGCAAATGCAATTGGCGGATGTGAAACCAGACTGGGTTGCGCTTGTCAGTGTTCTCAAGGCTTACACTGATGTTGAAGGGTTGGAACAAGGGAAATCCATTCATGGTTGTGTTATTAAAAGTGGATTGGAATATGAACCTGATTTGCTGATTGCGCTCACGGCgatgtatgcaaaatgtggggaagtTCAGGTCGCGAAATCATTGTTCGATTGGTTGCCACTGCCGAATGTCATTCTATGGAATGCGATGATTTCAGGGTTTGCAAAAAATGGCTATGCTAATGAAGCTGTCGAGCTCTTTCGCAAAATGATTTCTACGAATGCTAAACCTGATTCTGTCACATTACGTTCTGTGATCCTAGCTTGTGCCCAGGTGGGCGTGCTAGacttagccaaatggatggatgattatgTCAGTATGAGTGAGTTTCATTATGATGTTTTTGTCAACACAGCTCTTATTGACATGTATGCGAAATGTGGAAGTATCAGCCATGCACGTATGGTTTTTAACCGCATACCTGATAAAGATGTCGTGGTTTGGAGTGCTATGATTGCGAGTTACGGATTGCATGGCCATGGCCATGAAGCAATCAATCTTTTCCACTGCATGAAGCTTGCTAATGTGGAACCGAATGACGTGACCTTTGTCAGCCTCCTCTCTGCGTGCAATCACTCTGGTCTGGTAGACGAGGGGTGGAAGTACTTCCACTGCATGAAGAGAGACCACAGAATTGAGCCCCGTCACCAGCATTACGCTTGCGTGGTTGATCTCCTTGGCCGCGCGGGGTATTTAGATGAGGCCTATGAGTTTGTGTTGAATATGCCGATGGAACCAGCCGTGACTGTATGGGGAGCTCTGTTGAGTGCATGCAAGATCTATGGCAATGTGAGATTGGGTGAGTACGCAGCCGAAAGGGTTTTCACTTTGGACCCACTGAATGCCGGGCACTATGTGCAGCTCTCGAATCTTTATGCTTCAGCTGGCTTGTGGAATGATGTATCGAAGGTCCGTGTCTTGATGAAAGAGAGAGGGCTGGTTAAGGCGCTCGGATACAGTTTGATTGAGATAAACGGTAAGCTTCAGGCTTTCCGCGTGGGAGACAAATCACACCCGAGATCGAAAGAGATTTTGGCGATGCTTGAGAAGTTGGAGAGGAAATTGAAGGAGGCCGGATTTGTTCCTAAATCAGACTCTGTCTTGCATGATTTGAATacagaagagaaagaggagagtctCTGTAATCATAGTGAGAGGCTTGCGATTGCGTATGGTCTTATTAGCACGGCTCCTGGGACAACTCTTAGGATTACGAAGAACCTCCGTGCATGTGTGAACTGCCATTCAGCGACGAAACTCATATCGAAGATTGTTGAGAGAGAGATTGTTGTTAGAGACGCCAACCGTTTTCATCACTTCAAGGATGGTTTCTGTTCTTGTGGAGATTATTGGTGA